The window GGGGCTCCGGTGGCCCTGGGGCGCACGACGGGTACGGGCTGCGCAGGCGACGCGGCCGAGCTGCCGGCTGGACCACGAGCGGCGGCGCGTGCGGGACGGCCACGGGGAGCGGCGCCGCGGCGGCCGCGGGACGCACGGCGCGTACGGCATGCACGGCGGGCGGCGGGGTCGCTCCCGCGGCCCGCCGCACCTGCGGCGGTGCGGCGGCCGGGGAGTACGGAGCGGGCCGGCGGGCCGGCACCACGGGACCGCCCGCCGGGAGGGCGGCGGGGGCGGCAGCACTCCCCATGTCACGGGTACCGAGGGCCAGGGGCCGGGCCGCCAGCAGCTGGAGGGTGCGGTGCGGGGCCGCGCTCCGGCCGGCGACCGGCGGGACGACGACCGGCGGGACGGCGGGCCGGACGAGCGGGGGAGCACCGGCCGCGCCGCCGCCGGCCCGGGGTGCGGCGGGCGCGGCGGGTACGGCGGTACGGGGCTTCGCCGCGCCCTCCGCGCCCAGCAGCGGCGATCCCGGCACGGCCGCCGGGCGGGATCGGGGCGAGGCGGAAGAGGGCAGCGCCGCGCTCGCCGGGAGCGCGGGCAGCGGTGCCCCCAGGCCGGTGCGCACACGGGGCGCGGTCCGTCCCGGGCCGGACGCGCGGGTCGCACCGGACCCGACGCCGCCCTCGGCAGAAGGCTCCGCCCGGCGCTGCAGGACGGGCATGGCCGGGGTTGCGGTGGCGGGGAGTTCGGAGAGGGGGGCGCCGAGCGGTGCGCGGCCACGCGCGCGCTGCACGGGCGCGGGTTCCCCGCGGCCGGGAGCGGCACGGTCCTGGAGCACGGGCAGCTCGGGTACGGAAGCCGTGGTGGCGGGGTCCGGGCCGGCTGCGGGTCCGGTCCGGCGCTGGACCACGGGCCCGGCGGGAGCGGGCTCTGCCGCCGCGGGGGCCGAGGCCGCCGGGGTGGCAGGGCGCCCGGTGGGGGGCGTGCCGAGGGGCGGCCGGTTCTGCGCGCGCGGCGCGGGTACGTCCGGGCCCGCTGCGGGTTCCGCCCGGCGCTGGACCACGGGCCGGGCCGGAGCGGCCGAGGGCACGGGGGTGGCGGGGGTGGCGGGGGCGCCGCTCCCGGCGGACGACTCCGCCGGGTGCCGGAGCACGGGCAGGGCGGGTGCGGGGGCTGCCGCCGGGTGCTCCGACGGCCGTTCCGTGGAGGGGACTTCGGCTGTCCGGGCGCCGAGCGGCGGACGGTCTTCCGCGCGCTGTACGGAGTGAGTGCGGTCGGCGGCGGGTGCGGATCCGCCGCCGGTGGCGGGGAGTGCTGCCGAGTGCTCCAACGGTCCTGCCTTGGAGCGGGGATCGGTGTCCGGGGAACCGAGCGGCGGACGGCTTTCCGAGCGCGGCACGGACGTCCCGCGCGCGGCATCGGGCTCCGGCCGGCGCTGGACCACGGGCAGGGCCGGGGTGGCGGCGGGAGCCGGCGCGGCGGTGGCGGGGAGGCCGGAGAGGGGGGCGCCGAGCGGTGGACGGCTCTCCGCAGGGTGCTGTGCGGGGGGTGTGGCGCCGCCGTGGTCGGCGGAGGGCTCGGCCTGGCGCTGGACCACGGGCAGGGCGGGAGCGGGTGCGGGCGCTGCTGCCGGGTGCTCCGACGGCCCGGCGGTGGGCGGGCCGCCGAGCGGCGGACGGTTGTCCGCGCGCTGTACGGAGGTCTTGTGGCCGGCGGCGGGTTCCGCCTGGCGCTGGACGACGGGCAGGGCCGGCGTGGGTGCGGGCGCTGCCGCGTGGTCCGACGGCCCTGCGGGGGAGGGGAGTCCGGTGGCCGGGGTCCCGAGCGGCGGATGGGTTTCCGTACGGGGTGCGGGGCCCTCGACCTCGACGGCGGGCTCCGCACGGCGCTGCAGTACGGGCAGGGCCGGGTCGGGACCGGGAGTGGCTGCCGGGTGCGCCGACGGGGCTTCGGTGGGCGGGAGTTCGGTGCGGTGCGCGCCGAGCGGTGCGAGCTGCACGGGCGTCTGCGGCACGGCCGGGGCCGTCCGTACCGGTGCGGGGCGGACGACGGACACGCGGCGCCCGGGCGTGACGGGGACCCGCGCGACGGTCAGCGTACGGCCGACGGAGCGCGGTCGGACCACGGCGGTGCCGGGCGTATCGCGGGCGGGCGGACCTGCGGGGGACGCTCCACGCGTGGTCGCCGACGCGTCGGGCACCACTGCGACACGGCGGACCAGCGGGAAGCGCGCAGGCGTCGGCGCACGGCCGGGCGCGGCAGGGGAAACAGCCCGCTGTGCGACGGGCGCGGCCGCAGAGTGCGCGGACGACGCGTCCCCGTGGGGCGGTGCCGGCGGCGCAGAGGTCGGACCGGGCGCGGCCGGTCCGGACCCCACCGGAGCCGGGGCCGGGGTCACGTCGGGCCGCACCCGGCGCGGGGTCTGCTCAGCGTGCGGGGCGCCCGGCGCCGCCTGTGGTTCCGCGTCGTCCGGTCGGCGCAGCGCCCGCAGCAGCAGCGGGCCCCCGCCGCCGGTGGCGGACCGCGGGCCGGCGGGGCGGGTGACCCCGCGGACGAGGCCCGCCGGGGCGGACGGCAGGACGGCGTGGGCGAGCCCGGTGTCGAACGACGGGTTGCGCCACGCGGCCAGACCGGCCCGGAAGCCGAGCCCGTCGCTGACGCCCATCGCCGCCCGGGACACGGTCAGTGCGGGCGGCGCCGTCACGCGCCAGCCGCCGTCCCAGTCGCCGGGCACGGCCACGTCCCGCCGCGCGGCCGCCGGGGCGGCGGAAACCGGCGCCGCGGCCGGGGCGTCCGGCACGGCGGCGGCACGCCGACGCAGCCTGTCCCGCCATGCCATGTGTTCAACCGCCTTCGTTCACACGGGTGTTGATACGAGCTATCTCGGAGACCCACTCCTGGCGCTCGCCGTGGGTCAGGTCGAGGATCTCGTCGCGTTGCCAGTGGAAGTGGTAGGCGATGTACGCGATCTCCTCCCTGAGCCGGGGGAGGGCGTACGTCACGATTCCCCCAGGCGCCCACCGGAGAGGTCGACCTCGAAACCGCCTTCGCAGTGCGGGCAGGTGACCGCCGCACGCGTGTGTCCCTCGCTGTTGACGCGCCGGTAGAAGTCCTGGAGGAACGCGACGTCGGTCGCGTACATCCGTTCCACGATCCCGGCGTGCACATCGGTGACGGTGCCGAGCCGGGTGATCACCTGGCTGAGCAGCACCACGCTCAGGTACGCCGGGTTCTCCTTGACCCGCAGGTCGATCAGGGGCCGCAGTTCGTCGCGGGCGGTGGCCAGGCGCATCGAGCCGTGCCGGTGCACCGTGCCCGCTTCGTCGACGTAACCGCGCGGCAGCTCGAACTCGAACTCCGTCCGCAGCCCGTGTTCCTCGCGCGCCGCCGGAGCGGCGGCGGACGGGGGCGCCGCCGCCTGCTCCGGGGCCGCCGCGGGCGCAGTGACCTGGAGGATCTCCTCCAGGCTGCCCGCCGTCACCGTACGGCGCCTCATTCGACGATGATCTCCTCGAACACGATGGTCACGGACTCGGTGGCCGCGGCGGACTCGCCGGCCTTGAGGGAGGGTCCCTCCCACTTGGAGGCCCAGCCCTGCATCAACTGGATGCGGCGGACGGTGGCTCCCGTGGAGTCCTTGATCTCGATGGTGAGGTTCTGTCGTGCGGTGTCGACGGCGCCGTTGTTGAGGGTCTCCTTGATCCACTTGGTGAACTCGCTGCTCTTGTCGAGTCCCCGGGTGATCGTGACCTCGCCCGCCTGGCGTGCGCCGGGCTGCTTGCGGATGATCTGCTTGCCCTCCGCACTGACCTGGCGGACCTCGACGACCTCTTCCTCGACGGTCAGGCCGCTGATCTCCTGGATCGATTCGACCAGGTAGCCGCCGAGCTGTACGCCGAAGATATGGGTGGAAAGAGCATCGCCCTCTGCCATGACTGTCCTTCACCTTTCCTTGCTGCTGCCCCGGAGGGTCACTCGTCGATGAGGCTGGTGCTGTCGGAGAACTGGGCCAGCCGGAACACCACGAACTCCGCGGGCTTGACGGGCGACACGCCGATCTCACAGACCACGCGGCCCTGGTCGATCGACTCCTGCGGGTTGTTGTCCCGGTCGCACTTGACGTAGAACGCCTCCGCCGCGGTGCGGCCGAACAGCGCGCCGCGTCGCCACTCCTCGGTGAGGAACGCGGTGACGTTGCGCCGGATGCTCGACCAGAGCCGGTCGTCGTTCGGCTCGAAGACCACCCACTGGGTGCCCAGGAGGATGGACTCCTCCAGGTAGTTGAAGAGACGGCGCACGTTCAGGTAGCGCCAGGCCGGGTCCGAGGAGAGCGTGCGGGCGCCCCAGATCCGGATGCCCCGGCCGGGGAAGGCCCGTACGCAGTTCACGCCGATCGGGTTGAGCAGGTCCTGCTCGCCCTTGCTCAGGCGCAGTTCCAGGTCCACCGCGCCGCGGATCACCTCGTTGGCGGGGGCCTTGTGCACACCGCGCTCGGCGTCGCTGCGCGCCCACACGCCGGCGACGTGGCCGCTCGGCGGGACGGTCGTGTTGCGCCCGGCGGCCGGGTCGAAGACCCGCACCCAGGGGTAGTAGAGGGTGGCGTAGCGGGAGTCGTAGCCCGCCTCGTCGTTGCGCCAGGTGCGCACCTGCTGCGCGGAGAGCCCGGGCGGGGTGTCCAGGACGGCCACCCGGTCGCCCATCTGCTCGCAGTGCGAGATCACCGCGAGCTGTACGGTGCGCACGCCCTCGGAGTCGATGTCACCGCGCTCGTAGGCGCTCATCAGGTCCGGCACCGCGACCATGGTGATCTCGTCGATGGTCTCCAGGCCGGCGAACCCGGTGCGGGCGGCGGAGTCACCCACGTACTCGGCCGGATCGAGCCGGGCCACGCCGCTGCTGCCGCCGGCCGGGGCGGGCGAGGAGGCGGGGGCGTCGGGCAGGACGACGGTCCCGCCGGCGGGCCGGGTCTGGGTCGCGCCCCGCTGCTCGGTGACCTCGATCAGCTTCGATGCGCGGGCCTGGGTGACGAGGTAGCCCTTGACGTTCTTGCGGGCGGAGGCCTCGTAGCTCTCGGCGATCTGCCCGCCCTGGCGGACGAGGACCTTGAAGCGGTCCTCCGGCGGGTTCTCGCCCTCCGCGTCGGCGATCTCCACGGAGACCCCGGTGACGCCCGGCCGGGCGGCTACCAGGAATCCGCCGAGTTCGGCCGGCTCCGCGGCACGGGTCCGGGGGACCGCACCCGAGGCGGCCGGAGCGGAGGAGTCCCGGGCCGGCCCGCCGATGCGGACGACGTACGCGGCGCCGCCGCCGTTGGCGAAGTACCCGTAGACGGCGTGTGGCAGGTAGGTGCCCTCGGTGAAGCCGCCGAAGTGCTGGGAGTACTGGTCCCAGCTGGTGACCAGCGTCGGCTCGTGGAAGGGGCCGTTCTGGGCGAAGCCCACGAATGCGGCGACGGCGGTGCCGACCCCTTCGATCGGGCGAGCACCGGACTGCACCTCCTCCACGTACACGCCCGGGGTGAGGTACGTCGGCATGCTCGCTCCTTCTGGTCACAGCTGCGCAGTCGCAATCAGGTCTGATCACAGCCTTTCCGGCGGCCGCCGCCCGGGACAAGGGCGTTCGGACCTGGGCGGGGGCAAGTGCGCTGCCCTCCCGGTCGCCCCCGCCGGACCGGCCAGGCACCGGGCCGCCGCCCGTCGGCCGCCGCACCGGCTCACACGCCGGTGACCTGGCTCAGGTACGGCCCGAACTCGCCCTCCAGGACCAGCCGGCCGAGCTTGCGGTACTCCTGGGCGACCGCCGTCACCACCTGGCTCATGGTCAGCGGTGCACCCGACGCGGCCGCGAGGTAGGCGGCCGTCACGGCGCAGGACCGGATCGAGCCCCCGGCCAGTTCGAACCGGTCCGCGCAGAAGCCGAGATCGAGGTCCCCGGCCCGGGGCAGCGGATCGCCCAGGCACCGTTCCCACAGGGCCAGGCGCTGGGCGGCGTCGGGCACCGGGAAGTCGGCGACCACGTCGAGGCGGCGGGTGAACGCCTCGTCGAGGTTGGCCCGCAGATTGGTGGTGAGGACGGCGATGCCGTCGAAGGACTCCATCCGCTGGAGCAGGTAGGCCGACTCCATGTTGGCGTGCTTGTCGTGGGCGTCCTTCACCTCCGAGCGCTTGCCGAAGATCGCGTCGGCCTCGTCGAACAGCAGCACCGCGTTGACGGCGGACGCCTCGGTGAAGATCCGCTCCAGGTTCTTCTCGGTCTCGCCGACGTACTTGTCGACGACCGTGGACAGGTCCACCACGTACAGGTCCATGCCCAGGTCGGCGGCCACCACCTCGGCGGACATCGTCTTGCCCGTGCCGGAGGACCCGGCGAACAGGGCGATGACCCCGCGCCCGCGCCCGCCGCCCGGCCGCATGCCCCACTGCCCGAGCACCTGGTCGCGGTGGCGGGCGCGTACGGCCAGTTCGCGCAGCCGGCGGAGGGTGGGGGCGGGCAGCACCAGGTCGTCCCAGCCCACCGCGGGCTCCACCCGGCGGGCGAGGCGGGCGAGCCCCGCACCGTTCTGGGCCCGTACGGCGGCGCGCAGGCCTTCGGGGGAGAGCGGGCCGCCGCCGAGCGCGGCGGTGCGCACCGCGCTGTCGGCGGCGCGCCGCAGCTGCCCGGCGTCGAGGCGGTGCGCGGACACGGACCGGGCGAGCGCGTCGGCGCCGCCGCCGTGCTCCCCACCGGCCCCCTCCAGCGCGTGCCGCCAGCGGGTGACGTTCCGGTCGGGGGTGGGGGCCTCGACGGTCAGGGTGACGGGGGTGTCGGCCGCCCAGGAGGGTTCCCAGCCGCTCGTTCCGTAGGTGAAGAGGGGGATGCCGCGCAGCGCGGTGCACAGCGTGCGCAGGACGCGGGCCCGCTCGTCGGGTGCGCCGGGCAGTTCCTCCAGCGGACCCAGCAGCACACCGGCGCCCGTGAGGCGGGCCTCGCGGGCGGTGGCGCGGGCGAGTTCGGGCACGGCGCGGGCGTGCTGGGCCAGCGCCGCCGCGTCCAGGGCCAGGGGGTCCGGCCCGGACGCGTACAGCGCGGCGGCGGCCAGGCCCTCCGGGTCGCCGCCGCGGGACCGCAGGTGGACGTGGCGGGAGCCGCTGCCGGCCGCGGCGCGGGCCCGGCGCAGCTCGGCCGGGTCGACGGCCGGGTCGGCGTGGGCCCGGCCGAGCACCACGGCCAGCCGCGGGTCGGGCGAGGCGTCGCCGAGCAGATGGGCCGTGACCCGGTCCGGGACGGTCAGCACCCTGGACAGGGGCGGCCGCTCCGGCTCGGTGACCTCCAGCAGACCGCCCGCGACGAGCGGAGCCGTGGGGGAGAGCCGCAGCCGGGAGGCCGCCGATCCGGTGCGGCCGCACAGTTCGAGGGCGAGGCCGACGGTGGGCCGGCGGCGCGTCAGGTCGTCGTTGAGGTAGCCGTAGAGCCGCTCGAAGCGGGCGTCGAGGTCCGGCGCGATGGCCACCAGGAGCAGGTCCACGTCCAGCGGATCCAGTGCGAAGCGCGCGGAGAGGACGTCGAGCGGCGAGCCGGGGGGTGCTTCGGCCGGTGCGAGCGCGGGCAGGCCGGGGCCGTGCGGCGCGTCCAGGATGCGGGCGACGGCCTCGGGCGTGAGGTACTGGCCCCGGTAGGGGTCGTGCGGGTCGGGGTCGACGGCCCGCCGGAGCGCCACGGCCTGCCGTACCCGCTCCTCGACGAGCCGGAGGCGGGCCCAGAGGTAGGGGAGGGGACCTGGGGCGGGACCTGGGGCGGGGCCGGTGTCCGGGTCCGGGTCTGGGGCTGGGCCGGGAACGAATCCGTCCGCGGCCCCGATGCCGTCCGCCTCCGTGCCGCCCCGCGTGGTGCCGTCCGGCTGCGTGCCGTCCCGCGTCGTGCCGGCCGGCTCCGCGTGCCGTGGGGCGGGCGGTGCCGCCGGGTCGACGGTGTACGTCACGGCTGTCGTTCCCCTCGTCTGCGGCGCGCGGGGACCGCACGCCGCTCCCGGGGCCCGCCGAAGCCCTCGGGGCCCGGCTCGCCCCCTTGCGTGTAGCGCAGTCGGCGCGCGCCGTCCTCCTCGCCGGAGGGCCGCTCCCGCCCGCTGTCCGCCCGGCCGGGCGCGCCCGGCTCGGTGCCCGACCCGTGCGGTACCGATCGCACGACGAGGCCGTCGGTGACCGGCGGGGCCGTGACCGTGCTGAGGCCCGCCAGCGGCGCCTTCACCCGCAGCCCGAGGGACGGCTTCAGCTCGCCGCCGAGCGCCGACCACACGTCGGAGGCGGCCGGTGCGTCCTTGCCGGTCCCGCCCGCGTCCACGTCCACGAGCAGGCCGAGTTCGGCGAGCGTGCCGGTGAGCAGGTGCGGGGGCAGCGTGTCGGTGTTCACGAGGCAGGTGAGCACCTGGGACAGGAGCCGGTGCTCGTCCTGCGGCCGGCTCGCCCACGCGGTGACCAGGTACGTCAGCTCGAACCAGCGCGGCGGGGTGCGGCGCGCGACGACGAACCCGTCCGCGTCGAACACCTCGCCCGCGCCGCTGCCGCGCCGGACGTGGTCCTCGCGGATGTCGTACAGGAAGACGCAGACCGTGGGCGCGCTGCGGCGCGCCGCCCAGTCACGCGTCGGGGCGTCGAAGACCACCTCGACGCCCGACGCCTCCAGGCCGGACTCCGCCAGCAGCCGGCGGAGCCCCTCGTCGACCTCGTGGATCACCGGCGGCTCACCTCGTCGGGGGGCTGCACCGAGCCGTTGACCACGAGGAAGTCGGTCTGCACCGGCGAGAAGCCGGGGCCGCTCGCGGTGATGATCCGCGGGCCCGTCTGGTCCTTGGCCAGGATCAGCAGCTGGCCGATGAACGTGCCGTCGCGCCGGGGGAGGGTCGGTGCGGCCGCCGCCGTGATGCCCGGCTTCCACGCGAACCGCACGGGCACGCCGGGCGGGAAGTCCTCGCCGCGCACGGAGGTGACGAAGCCGGGCTTGCCGATCGGCGGCACGGCGACGATCCGCGGCTGGAGGACGCGCAGTTGCTGCCGGGCGGTGTTGTCACCGGGGTCGGCGTCCGTGCCGGTCGTGGTCAGGCTGCCGGTCACCTGGGCGGTGAGCGCCTTGTCCGGGCTGAGGACGACCCGCAGGACGGTCCGTGCGCCCGGCGCCAGGTCCGGCAGCACGCATTCCCAGCTCTGGTCGCAGCCCGGAGGCGGTCCGCC is drawn from Streptomyces sp. NBC_01232 and contains these coding sequences:
- a CDS encoding DUF6760 family protein yields the protein MTYALPRLREEIAYIAYHFHWQRDEILDLTHGERQEWVSEIARINTRVNEGG
- a CDS encoding phage tail protein; translation: MAEGDALSTHIFGVQLGGYLVESIQEISGLTVEEEVVEVRQVSAEGKQIIRKQPGARQAGEVTITRGLDKSSEFTKWIKETLNNGAVDTARQNLTIEIKDSTGATVRRIQLMQGWASKWEGPSLKAGESAAATESVTIVFEEIIVE
- a CDS encoding phage tail sheath family protein, with product MPTYLTPGVYVEEVQSGARPIEGVGTAVAAFVGFAQNGPFHEPTLVTSWDQYSQHFGGFTEGTYLPHAVYGYFANGGGAAYVVRIGGPARDSSAPAASGAVPRTRAAEPAELGGFLVAARPGVTGVSVEIADAEGENPPEDRFKVLVRQGGQIAESYEASARKNVKGYLVTQARASKLIEVTEQRGATQTRPAGGTVVLPDAPASSPAPAGGSSGVARLDPAEYVGDSAARTGFAGLETIDEITMVAVPDLMSAYERGDIDSEGVRTVQLAVISHCEQMGDRVAVLDTPPGLSAQQVRTWRNDEAGYDSRYATLYYPWVRVFDPAAGRNTTVPPSGHVAGVWARSDAERGVHKAPANEVIRGAVDLELRLSKGEQDLLNPIGVNCVRAFPGRGIRIWGARTLSSDPAWRYLNVRRLFNYLEESILLGTQWVVFEPNDDRLWSSIRRNVTAFLTEEWRRGALFGRTAAEAFYVKCDRDNNPQESIDQGRVVCEIGVSPVKPAEFVVFRLAQFSDSTSLIDE
- a CDS encoding ATP-binding protein, with translation MGAADGFVPGPAPDPDPDTGPAPGPAPGPLPYLWARLRLVEERVRQAVALRRAVDPDPHDPYRGQYLTPEAVARILDAPHGPGLPALAPAEAPPGSPLDVLSARFALDPLDVDLLLVAIAPDLDARFERLYGYLNDDLTRRRPTVGLALELCGRTGSAASRLRLSPTAPLVAGGLLEVTEPERPPLSRVLTVPDRVTAHLLGDASPDPRLAVVLGRAHADPAVDPAELRRARAAAGSGSRHVHLRSRGGDPEGLAAAALYASGPDPLALDAAALAQHARAVPELARATAREARLTGAGVLLGPLEELPGAPDERARVLRTLCTALRGIPLFTYGTSGWEPSWAADTPVTLTVEAPTPDRNVTRWRHALEGAGGEHGGGADALARSVSAHRLDAGQLRRAADSAVRTAALGGGPLSPEGLRAAVRAQNGAGLARLARRVEPAVGWDDLVLPAPTLRRLRELAVRARHRDQVLGQWGMRPGGGRGRGVIALFAGSSGTGKTMSAEVVAADLGMDLYVVDLSTVVDKYVGETEKNLERIFTEASAVNAVLLFDEADAIFGKRSEVKDAHDKHANMESAYLLQRMESFDGIAVLTTNLRANLDEAFTRRLDVVADFPVPDAAQRLALWERCLGDPLPRAGDLDLGFCADRFELAGGSIRSCAVTAAYLAAASGAPLTMSQVVTAVAQEYRKLGRLVLEGEFGPYLSQVTGV
- a CDS encoding DUF4255 domain-containing protein, which codes for MIHEVDEGLRRLLAESGLEASGVEVVFDAPTRDWAARRSAPTVCVFLYDIREDHVRRGSGAGEVFDADGFVVARRTPPRWFELTYLVTAWASRPQDEHRLLSQVLTCLVNTDTLPPHLLTGTLAELGLLVDVDAGGTGKDAPAASDVWSALGGELKPSLGLRVKAPLAGLSTVTAPPVTDGLVVRSVPHGSGTEPGAPGRADSGRERPSGEEDGARRLRYTQGGEPGPEGFGGPRERRAVPARRRRGERQP